From the Lolium rigidum isolate FL_2022 chromosome 2, APGP_CSIRO_Lrig_0.1, whole genome shotgun sequence genome, one window contains:
- the LOC124688757 gene encoding anthocyanidin 3-O-glucoside 6''-O-acyltransferase-like: MATKLLDKLAVAADPPPPGGGALPLTFFDVPWIFTGPVERVFFYPYPHPVHQFTASLLPRLVSSLAAALGRFYPLLGRVRPRADGEGYEFCSADGDAVELTVAESEDDFEELAGDGPRDVARLYSLVPRLPAPGEEGFALAAVQVTVFAGRGIAVGVSIHHVACDDSSYMHFVKTWAGHCRLAAARDEEEAGAVPPPPFLDRAVIADPDGLAARTLDEMRQLAASGPPPAPPPGPPPKLVIASFTLARGCIDKLKQRVAANAAATAGVHCSAFTVACAFAWACLARAGAAACDQDLAHLLFSVECRRRLAPPVPQEYLGNCLRPCFVEVGARDLLAPDGVATAAAAIGASIRALDVAGGVMAGAEGWFQKILSLVPRRPMSVGGSPRYGVYDTDFGLGRPTKVELVSIDKTPGTVSLAEGTDGERGIEVGVALPEAEMARFASCFADGLLQL; the protein is encoded by the coding sequence ATGGCCACCAAGCTCCTCGACAAGCTCGCCGTCGCGGCCGACCCGCCCccgccgggcggcggcgcgctgcCGCTCACCTTCTTCGACGTGCCCTGGATCTTCACGGGCCCCGTGGAGCGCGTCTTCTTCTACCCCTACCCGCACCCCGTCCACCAATTCACCGcctccctcctcccccgcctcgtctcctccctcgccgccgcgctcGGCCGCTTCTACCCCCTCCTCGGCCGCGTCCGCCCTCGCGCCGACGGCGAGGGGTACGAGTTCTGCTCCGCGGATGGCGACGCCGTCGAGCTCACCGTcgccgagagcgaggacgacttcgaggagctcgccggcgacGGGCCCCGGGACGTCGCCCGGCTCTACTCGCTCGTGCCGCGGCTCCCCGCGCCGGGGGAGGAGGGGTTCGCGCTCGCCGCCGTGCAGGTGACCGTGTTCGCCGGCCGCGGGATCGCCGTTGGCGTGTCGATACACCATGTCGCCTGCGACGACTCCAGCTACATGCATTTCGTCAAGACCTGGGCCGGCCACTGCCGTCTTGCCGCCGCCCGTGATGAAGAGGAAGCCGGTGCGGTGCCCCCTCCGCCGTTCTTGGACCGCGCCGTCATCGCGGACCCCGACGGTCTCGCCGCGAGGACGCTCGACGAAATGCGGCAGCTGGCGGCGAGCGGGCCTCCCCCCGCGCCTCCTCCAGGCCCACCGCCGAAGCTGGTCATCGCGTCCTTCACGCTCGCGCGCGGCTGCATCGACAAGCTCAAGCAGCGCGTggccgccaacgccgccgccacggccggcgtCCACTGCTCAGCGTTCACGGTGGCGTGCGCGTTCGCGTGGGCGTGCCTGGCGCGCGCGGGGGCCGCGGCCTGCGACCAGGACCTCGCGCACCTGCTCTTCTCGGTGGAGTGCCGGCGCCGCCTCGCCCCGCCGGTGCCGCAGGAGTACCTGGGCAACTGCCTGCGGCCCTGCTTCGTGGAGGTCGGCGCGCGCGACCTGCTCGCGCCCGACGGCGtcgccacggccgccgccgcgatCGGCGCCTCCATCAGGGCGCTGGACGTTGCCGGCGGCGTGATGGCCGGCGCCGAGGGGTGGTTCCAGAAGATCCTCTCGCTGGTGCCGCGGCGGCCCATGTCCGTCGGCGGCTCGCCGCGGTATGGCGTCTACGACACCGACTTCGGGCTCGGCCGCCCAACCAAGGTCGAGCTGGTGTCCATCGACAAGACGCCCGGCACGGTGTCGCTGGCCGAGGGCACCGACGGGGAACGCGGGATCGAGGTCGGCGTGGCGCTGCCGGAGGCCGAGATGGCGCGGTTCGCATCCTGCTTCGCCGATGGCCTGCTGCAGCTATGA